A single window of Flavobacterium sp. 140616W15 DNA harbors:
- a CDS encoding efflux RND transporter periplasmic adaptor subunit, which translates to MKTYIATVLGMLFIVSCKSDKKEPQNNIEANKQENSILLTNEQVKNAGLIVGNPQEKNVKGILNLQGTVTVPPKSVVSISIPLGGYIKKTDLIAGMNVKKGQLLAVVEDMQYIQLQQDYLTAKEKFQLSQSEYNRQKELNAKKASSDKLFEQTATEMQTQRINMASLGQKLALLGINVKTLTASNISKTVTIVSPINGLVSKVNVNVGKYISPTDMLFELMETSDIVLVMNAFEKDVHLLSVGQTVTAFTNSNPSKKYEAKIAYINQSLNGDRAAEVVCKIKQYDSSLLPGLFINAEAEFENEKALTVPEDAVVRWQGKFFVFAHTGNNNYKMITVVPGTINEGYRQIKSDLINSSSKIVTKNAYTLLMTFMNSGE; encoded by the coding sequence ATGAAAACATATATAGCCACAGTTTTAGGGATGTTATTTATAGTATCCTGCAAGAGTGATAAAAAAGAACCACAAAATAATATTGAAGCTAATAAGCAAGAAAATAGTATTCTGTTAACTAACGAGCAAGTAAAGAATGCGGGGTTAATAGTGGGGAATCCCCAAGAAAAAAACGTAAAAGGGATATTGAATCTTCAAGGAACAGTTACAGTGCCACCCAAAAGTGTGGTAAGCATAAGTATTCCGCTAGGAGGATATATTAAAAAAACTGATTTAATAGCCGGAATGAACGTTAAAAAAGGCCAATTGCTTGCAGTGGTAGAAGATATGCAATACATACAGCTACAGCAAGATTACCTAACGGCTAAAGAAAAGTTTCAATTGTCTCAAAGTGAGTACAACAGACAAAAAGAACTTAATGCAAAGAAGGCAAGTAGTGATAAATTGTTCGAACAAACAGCTACAGAAATGCAAACGCAACGTATAAATATGGCTTCATTAGGGCAGAAATTAGCGTTACTAGGAATTAATGTAAAAACACTTACAGCATCTAATATTAGCAAAACAGTAACTATAGTTTCTCCAATAAATGGATTAGTTTCAAAGGTTAATGTAAATGTGGGGAAATATATTTCGCCAACAGATATGCTCTTTGAATTAATGGAAACAAGTGATATAGTACTTGTTATGAATGCTTTTGAGAAAGATGTACACTTACTTTCTGTAGGACAAACAGTAACAGCTTTTACCAATAGCAATCCCTCAAAGAAATATGAAGCAAAAATCGCCTATATAAATCAAAGTCTTAATGGCGATAGGGCTGCTGAGGTTGTTTGTAAAATAAAGCAATATGATAGTTCATTGCTTCCAGGGCTTTTTATAAATGCCGAAGCAGAATTTGAAAATGAAAAAGCACTTACAGTACCAGAAGATGCTGTAGTAAGATGGCAAGGAAAGTTCTTTGTTTTTGCTCATACAGGTAATAATAATTATAAAATGATTACTGTAGTGCCTGGAACGATTAATGAAGGGTATCGCCAGATTAAGTCTGATCTAATAAATTCATCATCAAAAATCGTTACTAAAAATGCTTACACACTTTTAATGACATTTATGAATAGTGGAGAATAA
- a CDS encoding AraC family transcriptional regulator: MKKITHHYGVELDWVEPLAKELEGKIDGNFILVPDYIHTGNRYFLNCDPDISALYLDVVYNSEIHLRQENKTDDFIGIYYDLTDGQAALLSDDIVNRIGRWSYNMAIIDSALCSDYIIKSGSKTYGLYIFIKKEAIKGYFKNNPSIENHIDSILNSKTNSIIRFTRMSNKSYNLLMSLRSKNLQEISFEFHLRGTVLNLIAEFVEQMIFDEVVIDTIDDNDLANIIRSKGYLIANIKNTFPSIPFLAHEVSMSVSKYKKLFKRITGMTPNFFFMNNKLLESKKLLEEKKLTISQVSEELNFSSSSYFITKFKESFGMSPKNFIKQL; encoded by the coding sequence ATGAAAAAAATTACGCATCATTATGGAGTAGAATTAGATTGGGTTGAACCACTTGCAAAAGAGTTAGAAGGAAAAATTGATGGTAATTTTATTTTAGTGCCAGATTATATTCACACAGGAAACAGGTATTTTTTAAATTGTGATCCTGATATTTCAGCGCTTTATTTAGATGTTGTATACAATTCAGAAATTCATTTAAGACAAGAAAATAAGACAGATGATTTTATAGGGATATATTACGATCTTACAGACGGACAAGCCGCTTTATTATCTGATGATATTGTAAATCGTATTGGAAGATGGAGTTATAATATGGCTATTATTGATAGTGCATTATGTTCGGATTATATTATAAAATCTGGGAGTAAAACGTATGGACTTTACATTTTCATAAAAAAAGAGGCTATTAAGGGGTATTTTAAAAATAATCCTTCAATTGAAAACCATATAGATAGTATCCTTAATTCTAAGACAAACTCGATAATTCGATTCACCAGAATGAGTAATAAAAGCTATAATCTTCTGATGAGTTTGAGGTCTAAAAACCTACAAGAAATATCGTTCGAATTTCATTTGAGAGGAACAGTACTAAATCTTATTGCAGAGTTTGTAGAGCAAATGATTTTTGATGAGGTCGTAATTGATACTATCGATGACAATGATTTGGCTAATATTATAAGATCAAAAGGTTACTTAATAGCAAATATAAAAAATACTTTTCCTAGTATTCCTTTCTTGGCGCATGAGGTAAGTATGTCAGTATCAAAATATAAAAAACTCTTTAAAAGAATTACAGGAATGACTCCGAACTTTTTTTTCATGAATAATAAGTTGCTTGAATCCAAAAAGCTTTTGGAAGAAAAAAAGTTGACAATAAGTCAAGTTTCTGAAGAGTTAAATTTCTCTAGTAGTTCGTATTTTATTACAAAATTTAAAGAATCTTTTGGGATGTCTCCAAAGAATTTCATTAAACAACTATAA
- a CDS encoding helix-turn-helix domain-containing protein — protein MIELSHTYTLTADWQKKLTKQLVEQFGAELIDDKLLLMPKSLADGSFYYTEVVPGLSVVIWDLRFKKPIKIRRYKSDEDLYLIHYNFTDGMNLVDCKERDKKIEYKADFALGVFDNVIDKTFQPVVGERVFAMRLLVSKELFNFSVINRAKKEFDKRKAKKNKNSVFFYDTIDSESMLIMHAIKNKSFQDPAFDVYLRGVTLRLLGIFIDRYSNQTPKLHYVPEREIEFLNLTKEYLLDNLSGNFPGIILLAKMANMSVSKYTTLFKKMFMSTPNNFFMREKLVLANKLLKSGDYDSLIHVSKELTFCTLSYFSSKYLQQFGRKPSDDFVKTSL, from the coding sequence ATGATAGAACTTAGCCATACGTATACTTTAACAGCTGATTGGCAAAAGAAATTAACCAAACAACTTGTTGAGCAGTTTGGAGCGGAGTTAATTGATGATAAATTGCTACTCATGCCTAAGAGTTTAGCCGATGGAAGTTTTTATTATACAGAAGTTGTTCCGGGGTTATCTGTTGTAATATGGGATTTAAGATTTAAAAAGCCAATTAAAATAAGAAGATATAAATCTGATGAAGATTTGTATCTAATCCATTATAATTTTACTGATGGAATGAATTTGGTTGATTGTAAAGAAAGAGATAAAAAAATAGAATATAAAGCAGATTTTGCATTAGGAGTCTTTGATAATGTTATAGATAAAACTTTCCAACCGGTTGTAGGCGAACGTGTTTTTGCTATGCGATTATTAGTTAGCAAAGAGTTATTTAATTTTTCGGTTATTAACAGAGCAAAAAAAGAGTTTGATAAACGGAAAGCAAAAAAAAATAAAAACAGTGTTTTCTTTTATGATACTATTGATAGTGAGAGTATGCTTATTATGCATGCCATTAAAAACAAATCCTTTCAGGATCCCGCCTTTGATGTTTATTTAAGAGGAGTAACACTTAGGTTACTGGGAATCTTTATAGATCGTTATTCTAATCAGACTCCAAAACTTCATTATGTGCCCGAAAGAGAAATTGAATTTTTAAATTTAACTAAAGAATATCTATTAGATAATTTATCTGGAAATTTTCCTGGAATCATACTTTTGGCCAAGATGGCAAATATGTCTGTTTCAAAATATACCACTCTATTCAAAAAAATGTTTATGAGTACACCCAATAATTTCTTTATGAGAGAGAAATTGGTTCTCGCTAATAAACTGCTTAAAAGCGGCGATTATGATTCATTAATACACGTTTCAAAAGAATTGACTTTTTGTACATTAAGTTATTTTTCTTCCAAGTATTTACAGCAATTCGGAAGAAAACCTTCAGATGATTTTGTTAAAACTTCTCTTTGA
- a CDS encoding type IX secretion system membrane protein PorP/SprF, protein MKNAKLFLTLLILLIYNAASAQREAQFTQYMYNTTTINPAYAGSREAMSIFATHRNQWVGLDGAPVTNAVSINSPIELSNVGWGASIINDKIGPMSENSISADFSYTIHTSDTYKLAFGLKGTANLLNVDFTKLDIYNPSDARFQENIDNKFSPNIGAGVYWYSDVSYIGLSIPKMLETSYYDKSAGNTASSFVVKERMSYYLMAGYVFDLDYNLKFKPSMLAKVSRGAPLQMDLSANFFYDEIFTAGIAYRWSAAVSGMVGFQVSESLMVGYAYDAETTKLANYNSGSHEIFFRYEIFNKIKRSNCRCF, encoded by the coding sequence ATGAAAAACGCAAAATTATTCTTAACACTGCTAATTCTATTAATATACAATGCAGCTTCTGCACAACGAGAAGCACAATTTACACAATACATGTATAATACCACAACGATTAATCCAGCCTATGCAGGTTCACGCGAGGCGATGAGTATTTTTGCTACACACAGAAACCAGTGGGTTGGGTTAGATGGTGCTCCAGTAACAAATGCAGTATCTATTAATTCACCAATTGAACTTAGTAATGTTGGATGGGGAGCATCGATAATCAATGATAAAATTGGCCCTATGTCAGAGAATTCTATTTCTGCAGATTTCTCTTATACAATTCATACTTCAGATACTTATAAGTTAGCTTTTGGACTAAAAGGAACTGCAAATTTGCTTAATGTAGATTTTACAAAACTGGATATCTATAATCCTTCTGATGCAAGGTTTCAAGAAAATATCGATAATAAATTTTCTCCAAATATAGGAGCGGGGGTATATTGGTATTCAGATGTATCTTATATAGGGCTTTCGATTCCTAAAATGTTAGAGACAAGTTATTACGACAAAAGTGCCGGTAATACAGCTTCGAGTTTTGTAGTCAAAGAACGAATGAGTTATTATTTAATGGCTGGTTATGTTTTTGATTTAGATTACAATTTAAAATTTAAGCCTTCTATGTTAGCCAAGGTTTCTAGAGGAGCTCCTTTGCAAATGGACTTGTCAGCAAATTTTTTCTACGATGAAATATTCACAGCCGGAATTGCATACCGATGGAGTGCTGCAGTGAGTGGAATGGTAGGGTTTCAGGTGTCAGAAAGTTTGATGGTTGGATATGCTTATGATGCAGAAACAACCAAGCTGGCTAATTATAATTCAGGTTCACATGAAATTTTCTTTCGTTATGAAATTTTCAATAAAATTAAAAGATCGAATTGCAGATGTTTTTAA
- a CDS encoding linear amide C-N hydrolase, with translation MRKHNNLKNSIALSLLFLTFLSPEVYPCTRVVYKGPNNTIITARSMDWKDEIDANIWIFPRGLQRDGNVGKNSIKWTSKYGSVITSAWDIATADGINEKGLVANVLWLAESQYPKFNPQSSSKGITISAWAQYVLDNFANVKETVDELRKEDFVIVSDYIPGTTKFTTLHLSISDATGDNAIFEYVGGKLVIHHDASYTVMTNSPIFEEQLAINKYWQAIPGTIMLPGTNRAADRYARASFYINAIPQTSDIRTSIASVFSVIRNCSVPFGISSETEPNISSTRWRSVADQKNLVYYFETVLTPNTFWVDLKKIDFNKNAPVKRLSVSKNETYAGEASQKFITTKPFTFIGI, from the coding sequence ATGAGAAAACACAACAACCTAAAAAATAGTATAGCACTTTCTCTACTATTTTTAACTTTTCTGTCACCAGAAGTTTATCCTTGTACCAGAGTTGTCTATAAAGGTCCTAACAACACTATTATTACAGCTCGCTCTATGGATTGGAAAGATGAAATTGATGCTAATATTTGGATTTTCCCAAGAGGATTACAAAGAGACGGTAATGTTGGTAAAAACTCCATTAAGTGGACTTCTAAATACGGAAGTGTAATCACCAGTGCATGGGATATTGCTACAGCTGATGGTATCAACGAAAAAGGATTGGTTGCAAATGTTTTATGGCTAGCAGAGAGCCAATACCCAAAATTTAACCCTCAGAGCTCTTCTAAAGGAATTACTATCTCTGCTTGGGCTCAATATGTACTGGACAACTTTGCCAACGTAAAAGAAACAGTAGATGAGTTAAGAAAAGAAGATTTTGTTATTGTATCTGATTATATACCTGGAACAACAAAATTCACCACCTTGCATCTTTCTATTTCTGATGCCACGGGTGATAATGCAATTTTTGAATATGTGGGTGGAAAGCTTGTAATACATCATGATGCCTCTTATACTGTAATGACTAACTCGCCTATATTTGAAGAGCAATTAGCCATCAATAAATACTGGCAAGCCATTCCGGGAACTATTATGCTACCAGGAACTAATCGGGCGGCCGACAGATACGCAAGAGCCTCTTTTTATATCAATGCAATACCACAAACTTCAGATATTCGCACCTCTATTGCTAGTGTTTTTAGTGTAATTAGAAACTGCTCTGTTCCTTTCGGAATCTCTTCTGAGACTGAACCTAATATTTCTTCGACAAGATGGAGATCTGTTGCTGATCAAAAAAATCTAGTGTATTACTTTGAAACTGTTCTAACTCCTAATACTTTTTGGGTCGATTTAAAGAAAATTGACTTTAATAAAAACGCTCCCGTTAAAAGACTAAGCGTGAGCAAAAATGAAACTTACGCGGGTGAAGCCTCTCAAAAATTTATTACCACAAAACCATTTACATTTATAGGAATATAA
- a CDS encoding helix-turn-helix domain-containing protein, with product MTHIKKHQGRNIKRFREMLGIKQEALAFELGEDWNQKKISLLEQKEAIETNILEQVAQILRIPVEAFENFDEEQAIVNIQNNYEGANTGNGTLNNNANYVDCAFNPIDKIVQLYDEKIVLYERMLKEKDEMMLRLEKLIQNK from the coding sequence ATGACACACATAAAAAAACACCAAGGTCGAAATATAAAACGTTTCCGTGAAATGCTAGGCATAAAGCAAGAAGCCCTTGCATTTGAACTTGGCGAAGACTGGAACCAAAAAAAAATATCATTACTAGAACAAAAGGAAGCTATAGAAACCAATATTTTAGAACAAGTAGCGCAAATACTCAGAATCCCTGTAGAAGCTTTCGAAAACTTTGATGAAGAGCAAGCTATTGTAAATATTCAAAATAATTATGAAGGTGCTAACACTGGTAATGGAACTTTAAACAACAATGCAAATTATGTAGATTGTGCATTCAATCCCATTGATAAAATAGTTCAGTTATATGACGAAAAAATTGTCCTTTATGAGCGCATGCTTAAAGAAAAAGACGAAATGATGTTGAGACTAGAAAAGTTGATTCAAAACAAATAG
- a CDS encoding YARHG domain-containing protein, with the protein MKQILYISFLLLCFKGTAQTLKDCSTCSTQIITAAQIKDLSIDEIRLLTNAIYARNGYQFENSRFQNYFEEKSWYKSKNNNKAVVFNEIEKQNINFLQEATKTLKAKHSELINQLKSFKEFVLTNKTNELKSKFGFFYENQTGADEPKSLKEVLNKINLDNINYYKNKGLNSVMEDNGFVKIFYELSIEGEKINIYYNYMGHSKIIEGFNEFTDYHSENEYMYNWQFEFTNRKLKFIRLAVAG; encoded by the coding sequence ATGAAACAAATCCTTTACATCTCCTTTTTACTTCTTTGTTTTAAAGGTACAGCACAAACATTAAAAGACTGCTCCACTTGCTCCACGCAAATCATCACAGCTGCACAAATAAAAGATTTAAGTATTGACGAAATACGACTATTAACCAATGCCATTTATGCACGAAATGGATATCAATTTGAAAACTCAAGATTCCAAAATTATTTTGAGGAAAAATCCTGGTACAAATCAAAAAACAATAACAAAGCTGTTGTATTTAACGAAATCGAAAAACAAAACATCAACTTTTTACAAGAAGCAACAAAAACACTAAAGGCAAAACATAGCGAACTGATTAATCAGCTAAAATCATTTAAGGAATTTGTTTTAACCAACAAAACAAATGAACTAAAATCAAAATTTGGTTTTTTCTATGAGAACCAAACCGGAGCTGATGAGCCGAAATCACTCAAAGAGGTGCTAAATAAAATTAATTTAGACAATATTAATTATTACAAAAACAAAGGTCTGAATAGTGTCATGGAAGATAATGGCTTTGTTAAAATTTTTTACGAACTTTCGATAGAAGGAGAAAAAATAAACATCTACTATAACTATATGGGGCATTCAAAAATAATTGAAGGCTTTAATGAGTTTACAGATTATCACTCAGAAAATGAATATATGTATAATTGGCAATTCGAATTTACAAACCGTAAATTAAAATTTATACGATTGGCTGTTGCTGGATAA